One genomic region from Salvia hispanica cultivar TCC Black 2014 chromosome 2, UniMelb_Shisp_WGS_1.0, whole genome shotgun sequence encodes:
- the LOC125207392 gene encoding putative pentatricopeptide repeat-containing protein At1g19290 isoform X1 translates to MAIASQISRLLILRRFDALKSLSFTFSDHLVNAVLKSLKLHPVSALHFFDLASKQNHFRPHFKSYVKIVHILSNARMFDETRLYLRGLVELAERDQLPVSLIYDELVAVFREFRFSGTVFDMMMKTYVERRLVKNALYMFDNMPKCGRVPSLRSCNGLLSCLVRFKDFHVVYCVYDQMVRVGVAPDVYTCAIMVDAYCKDGKVARALEFVLGMESMGLKMNIVGYNSLINGYVEKRDMQGVEKVLELIRQQGISKNLVTYTLLIKGYCKTGNLDQADRVLRQMKEGTGLELVLDEKVYGVLIDGYCRNGRLDDAERVKNEMLSLGLGMNMFIFNSLINGYCKLGKLREAELVIVSMVEANLKPDGYSYNTLLDGYCKRGMIDEALKLCHKMTRDGVCPTNISYNTLLKGLCEHGDMNDALSLWETMLKRGLIPDEVGFSTLLHGLFSRGNYKKAFTLWKHVLARGYARSTVLCNAMLNGLCKMGKMIEAEQILEKMMQMGCLPDGVTNRTLIDGYCRAGDISRAFQIKEAMDAEGIPASLEMYNSLIQGLFQAHKSNEVSHMLSEVHAKALSPNIITYGALISGWFKEGNLKKAFDAYFEMRGKGISPNVYICSTIISGLNRLGRTDEANMLVQKMVDLDVVPDLKRFYQSFNFNTLQTETQKVASSLDKSAQICIIPNNTLYNVVISCLCKSGKIDDAKKAIGDLLQRGFTPDEFTYSTLIHTASISGAIDEAFLLRDEMVKKGISPNVVIYNALIDGLCKSGNLDRALRLFHKLYIKGLVPNLVTYNILINGCCKSGSTSDAFKLLGRMIKEGVAPSVQTYCAFLSSLLRQGNEKEYVKLLDEMQKEGLATDSIRHCRSFEDVAVAAEALS, encoded by the exons ATGGCGATTGCCTCCCAAATCAGCCGCCTCTTAATCCTCCGCCGCTTCGACGCCCTCAAAAGCCTCTCTTTCACCTTCTCCGACCACCTCGTCAACGCAGTCCTAAAAAGTCTCAAGCTTCATCCAGTGTCGGCGCTTCACTTCTTCGACCTAGCCTCCAAGCAGAATCACTTCAGACCTCATTTCAAATCCTATGTGAAGATCGTGCATATCTTGTCAAACGCTCGAATGTTTGATGAAACGAGGCTGTATCTACGCGGCCTCGTGGAGCTGGCGGAGAGAGACCAGCTTCCGGTTTCTTTGATTTATGATGAATTGGTGGCTGTTTTTAGGGAATTTAGGTTTTCCGGAACCGTTTTTGATATGATGATGAAAACTTATGTGGAGAGGAGGCTGGTGAAGAATGCCTTGTACATGTTTGATAATATGCCTAAATGTGGTCGTGTGCCGAGCTTGCGATCGTGTAATGGTTTGCTGAGTTGTTTGGTTAGATTCAAGGATTTTCATGTTGTTTATTGTGTTTATGATCAGATGGTAAGAGTTGGGGTTGCTCCGGATGTGTATACTTGTGCTATAATGGTGGATGCTTACTGTAAAGATGGCAAAGTTGCTAGAGCACTGGAGTTTGTGCTAGGCATGGAGAGTATGGgattgaaaatgaatattgtTGGTTATAATAGCTTGATCAATGGGTATGTGGAGAAGAGGGATATGCAGGGGGTGGAGAAAGTGCTGGAGCTAATACGTCAGCAAGGAATTTCCAAGAATTTGGTAACGTATACGCTGTTGATTAAGGGTTATTGTAAAACTGGGAACCTTGATCAAGCAGATAGAGTACTTAGACAGATGAAGGAGGGCACTGGACTCGAATTAGTTTTGGATGAAAAGGTCTATGGCGTATTAATTGATGGATATTGTCGTAACGGGAGACTGGATGATGCTGAGAGAGTTAAGAATGAGATGTTGAGTTTGGGATTGGGAATGAATATgttcatcttcaattctttgatCAATGGATACTGCAAACTTGGTAAACTTCGTGAAGCGGAGCTTGTTATAGTGAGTATGGTTGAAGCTAATTTGAAACCAGATGGTTATAGCTACAATACGTTATTGGATGGATACTGTAAAAGAGGAATGATTGATGAAGCACTTAAGCTTTGCCATAAAATGACTAGGGATGGTGTATGTCCAACAAATATAAGTTACAATACTCTCTTAAAAGGTTTATGCGAACATGGTGATATGAACGATGCATTGTCGCTGTGGGAAACGATGCTCAAAAGAGGTTTGATTCCTGATGAGGTTGGATTTAGTACACTTCTCCATGGACTTTTTAGCAGGGGAAACTATAAAAAAGCTTTCACATTGTGGAAGCATGTTTTAGCAAGAGGCTATGCAAGAAGTACTGTTCTGTGCAATGCAATGCTCAATGGGCTATGTAAAATGGGAAAGATGATTGAAGCAGAGCAAATTCTTGAAAAGATGATGCAAATGGGTTGTTTACCCGACGGGGTGACCAATAGAACCTTGATTGATGGATATTGCAGAGCTGGAGATATTTCAAGAGCTTTTCAAATTAAAGAGGCCATGGATGCAGAGGGAATTCCTGCTTCCCTTGAAATGTATAATTCTCTAATTCAAGGATTATTCCAAGCTCATAAATCAAATGAAGTATCACATATGCTCTCTGAGGTCCATGCAAAAGCACTGAGCCCTAATATCATTACTTATGGAGCACTAATAAGTGGTTGGTTTAAAGAAGGAAACCTGAAGAAAGCTTTTGATGCATATTTTGAGATGAGAGGCAAAGGAATCTCTCCGAATGTGTATATATGCAGCACAATCATCAGTGGGTTAAACAGACTTGGTCGGACGGATGAAGCAAATATGTTGGTACAGAAAATGGTAGATTTAGACGTTGTCCCAGACCTTAAACGTTTTTACCAGTCTTTTAACTTCAACACGCTTCAGACAGAAACACAGAAAGTGGCGAGTTCCCTTGATAAGAGTGCTCAAATATGTATAATTCCCAACAACACTCTATATAATGTAGTTATATCTTGCTTATGCAAAAGTGGAAAGATTGACGATGCGAAAAAAGCTATTGGTGATCTGTTGCAAAGAGGCTTCACTCCAGATGAGTTTACATACTCAACCCTTATCCACACCGCTTCCATTTCGGGTGCTATTGATGAAGCTTTTCTTTTACGGGATGAGATGGTGAAAAAGGGTATTTCTCCTAatgtagtaatatataatgcTCTTATAGATGGCTTATGTAAATCAGGAAACCTTGACCGTGCATTGAGGCTTTTCCATAAACTTTACATCAAAGGTTTAGTTCCGAACCTCGTCAcctataatatattaattaatggatgttgcAAGAGCGGTAGCACCAGTGACGCCTTTAAACTTCTAGGGAGAATGATAAAGGAAGGGGTTGCTCCTTCAGTTCAAACATATTGTGCATTTCTCAGTAGTCTTTTACGGCAAGGTAATGAGAAAGAATATGTGAAACTTTTAGATGAAATGCAAAAGGAGGGCCTTGCCACGGATTCTATTAGGCATTGCAGATCATTTGAAG atGTTGCTGTTGCTGCTGAAGCACTGAGCTGA
- the LOC125207392 gene encoding putative pentatricopeptide repeat-containing protein At1g19290 isoform X3, with the protein MAIASQISRLLILRRFDALKSLSFTFSDHLVNAVLKSLKLHPVSALHFFDLASKQNHFRPHFKSYVKIVHILSNARMFDETRLYLRGLVELAERDQLPVSLIYDELVAVFREFRFSGTVFDMMMKTYVERRLVKNALYMFDNMPKCGRVPSLRSCNGLLSCLVRFKDFHVVYCVYDQMVRVGVAPDVYTCAIMVDAYCKDGKVARALEFVLGMESMGLKMNIVGYNSLINGYVEKRDMQGVEKVLELIRQQGISKNLVTYTLLIKGYCKTGNLDQADRVLRQMKEGTGLELVLDEKVYGVLIDGYCRNGRLDDAERVKNEMLSLGLGMNMFIFNSLINGYCKLGKLREAELVIVSMVEANLKPDGYSYNTLLDGYCKRGMIDEALKLCHKMTRDGVCPTNISYNTLLKGLCEHGDMNDALSLWETMLKRGLIPDEVGFSTLLHGLFSRGNYKKAFTLWKHVLARGYARSTVLCNAMLNGLCKMGKMIEAEQILEKMMQMGCLPDGVTNRTLIDGYCRAGDISRAFQIKEAMDAEGIPASLEMYNSLIQGLFQAHKSNEVSHMLSEVHAKALSPNIITYGALISGWFKEGNLKKAFDAYFEMRGKGISPNVYICSTIISGLNRLGRTDEANMLVQKMVDLDVVPDLKRFYQSFNFNTLQTETQKVASSLDKSAQICIIPNNTLYNVVISCLCKSGKIDDAKKAIGDLLQRGFTPDEFTYSTLIHTASISGAIDEAFLLRDEMVKKGISPNVVIYNALIDGLCKSGNLDRALRLFHKLYIKDEMQKEGLATDSIRHCRSFEDVAVAAEALS; encoded by the exons ATGGCGATTGCCTCCCAAATCAGCCGCCTCTTAATCCTCCGCCGCTTCGACGCCCTCAAAAGCCTCTCTTTCACCTTCTCCGACCACCTCGTCAACGCAGTCCTAAAAAGTCTCAAGCTTCATCCAGTGTCGGCGCTTCACTTCTTCGACCTAGCCTCCAAGCAGAATCACTTCAGACCTCATTTCAAATCCTATGTGAAGATCGTGCATATCTTGTCAAACGCTCGAATGTTTGATGAAACGAGGCTGTATCTACGCGGCCTCGTGGAGCTGGCGGAGAGAGACCAGCTTCCGGTTTCTTTGATTTATGATGAATTGGTGGCTGTTTTTAGGGAATTTAGGTTTTCCGGAACCGTTTTTGATATGATGATGAAAACTTATGTGGAGAGGAGGCTGGTGAAGAATGCCTTGTACATGTTTGATAATATGCCTAAATGTGGTCGTGTGCCGAGCTTGCGATCGTGTAATGGTTTGCTGAGTTGTTTGGTTAGATTCAAGGATTTTCATGTTGTTTATTGTGTTTATGATCAGATGGTAAGAGTTGGGGTTGCTCCGGATGTGTATACTTGTGCTATAATGGTGGATGCTTACTGTAAAGATGGCAAAGTTGCTAGAGCACTGGAGTTTGTGCTAGGCATGGAGAGTATGGgattgaaaatgaatattgtTGGTTATAATAGCTTGATCAATGGGTATGTGGAGAAGAGGGATATGCAGGGGGTGGAGAAAGTGCTGGAGCTAATACGTCAGCAAGGAATTTCCAAGAATTTGGTAACGTATACGCTGTTGATTAAGGGTTATTGTAAAACTGGGAACCTTGATCAAGCAGATAGAGTACTTAGACAGATGAAGGAGGGCACTGGACTCGAATTAGTTTTGGATGAAAAGGTCTATGGCGTATTAATTGATGGATATTGTCGTAACGGGAGACTGGATGATGCTGAGAGAGTTAAGAATGAGATGTTGAGTTTGGGATTGGGAATGAATATgttcatcttcaattctttgatCAATGGATACTGCAAACTTGGTAAACTTCGTGAAGCGGAGCTTGTTATAGTGAGTATGGTTGAAGCTAATTTGAAACCAGATGGTTATAGCTACAATACGTTATTGGATGGATACTGTAAAAGAGGAATGATTGATGAAGCACTTAAGCTTTGCCATAAAATGACTAGGGATGGTGTATGTCCAACAAATATAAGTTACAATACTCTCTTAAAAGGTTTATGCGAACATGGTGATATGAACGATGCATTGTCGCTGTGGGAAACGATGCTCAAAAGAGGTTTGATTCCTGATGAGGTTGGATTTAGTACACTTCTCCATGGACTTTTTAGCAGGGGAAACTATAAAAAAGCTTTCACATTGTGGAAGCATGTTTTAGCAAGAGGCTATGCAAGAAGTACTGTTCTGTGCAATGCAATGCTCAATGGGCTATGTAAAATGGGAAAGATGATTGAAGCAGAGCAAATTCTTGAAAAGATGATGCAAATGGGTTGTTTACCCGACGGGGTGACCAATAGAACCTTGATTGATGGATATTGCAGAGCTGGAGATATTTCAAGAGCTTTTCAAATTAAAGAGGCCATGGATGCAGAGGGAATTCCTGCTTCCCTTGAAATGTATAATTCTCTAATTCAAGGATTATTCCAAGCTCATAAATCAAATGAAGTATCACATATGCTCTCTGAGGTCCATGCAAAAGCACTGAGCCCTAATATCATTACTTATGGAGCACTAATAAGTGGTTGGTTTAAAGAAGGAAACCTGAAGAAAGCTTTTGATGCATATTTTGAGATGAGAGGCAAAGGAATCTCTCCGAATGTGTATATATGCAGCACAATCATCAGTGGGTTAAACAGACTTGGTCGGACGGATGAAGCAAATATGTTGGTACAGAAAATGGTAGATTTAGACGTTGTCCCAGACCTTAAACGTTTTTACCAGTCTTTTAACTTCAACACGCTTCAGACAGAAACACAGAAAGTGGCGAGTTCCCTTGATAAGAGTGCTCAAATATGTATAATTCCCAACAACACTCTATATAATGTAGTTATATCTTGCTTATGCAAAAGTGGAAAGATTGACGATGCGAAAAAAGCTATTGGTGATCTGTTGCAAAGAGGCTTCACTCCAGATGAGTTTACATACTCAACCCTTATCCACACCGCTTCCATTTCGGGTGCTATTGATGAAGCTTTTCTTTTACGGGATGAGATGGTGAAAAAGGGTATTTCTCCTAatgtagtaatatataatgcTCTTATAGATGGCTTATGTAAATCAGGAAACCTTGACCGTGCATTGAGGCTTTTCCATAAACTTTACATCAAAG ATGAAATGCAAAAGGAGGGCCTTGCCACGGATTCTATTAGGCATTGCAGATCATTTGAAG atGTTGCTGTTGCTGCTGAAGCACTGAGCTGA
- the LOC125207392 gene encoding putative pentatricopeptide repeat-containing protein At1g19290 isoform X2 — protein MAIASQISRLLILRRFDALKSLSFTFSDHLVNAVLKSLKLHPVSALHFFDLASKQNHFRPHFKSYVKIVHILSNARMFDETRLYLRGLVELAERDQLPVSLIYDELVAVFREFRFSGTVFDMMMKTYVERRLVKNALYMFDNMPKCGRVPSLRSCNGLLSCLVRFKDFHVVYCVYDQMVRVGVAPDVYTCAIMVDAYCKDGKVARALEFVLGMESMGLKMNIVGYNSLINGYVEKRDMQGVEKVLELIRQQGISKNLVTYTLLIKGYCKTGNLDQADRVLRQMKEGTGLELVLDEKVYGVLIDGYCRNGRLDDAERVKNEMLSLGLGMNMFIFNSLINGYCKLGKLREAELVIVSMVEANLKPDGYSYNTLLDGYCKRGMIDEALKLCHKMTRDGVCPTNISYNTLLKGLCEHGDMNDALSLWETMLKRGLIPDEVGFSTLLHGLFSRGNYKKAFTLWKHVLARGYARSTVLCNAMLNGLCKMGKMIEAEQILEKMMQMGCLPDGVTNRTLIDGYCRAGDISRAFQIKEAMDAEGIPASLEMYNSLIQGLFQAHKSNEVSHMLSEVHAKALSPNIITYGALISGWFKEGNLKKAFDAYFEMRGKGISPNVYICSTIISGLNRLGRTDEANMLVQKMVDLDVVPDLKRFYQSFNFNTLQTETQKVASSLDKSAQICIIPNNTLYNVVISCLCKSGKIDDAKKAIGDLLQRGFTPDEFTYSTLIHTASISGAIDEAFLLRDEMVKKGISPNVVIYNALIDGLCKSGNLDRALRLFHKLYIKGRMIKEGVAPSVQTYCAFLSSLLRQGNEKEYVKLLDEMQKEGLATDSIRHCRSFEDVAVAAEALS, from the exons ATGGCGATTGCCTCCCAAATCAGCCGCCTCTTAATCCTCCGCCGCTTCGACGCCCTCAAAAGCCTCTCTTTCACCTTCTCCGACCACCTCGTCAACGCAGTCCTAAAAAGTCTCAAGCTTCATCCAGTGTCGGCGCTTCACTTCTTCGACCTAGCCTCCAAGCAGAATCACTTCAGACCTCATTTCAAATCCTATGTGAAGATCGTGCATATCTTGTCAAACGCTCGAATGTTTGATGAAACGAGGCTGTATCTACGCGGCCTCGTGGAGCTGGCGGAGAGAGACCAGCTTCCGGTTTCTTTGATTTATGATGAATTGGTGGCTGTTTTTAGGGAATTTAGGTTTTCCGGAACCGTTTTTGATATGATGATGAAAACTTATGTGGAGAGGAGGCTGGTGAAGAATGCCTTGTACATGTTTGATAATATGCCTAAATGTGGTCGTGTGCCGAGCTTGCGATCGTGTAATGGTTTGCTGAGTTGTTTGGTTAGATTCAAGGATTTTCATGTTGTTTATTGTGTTTATGATCAGATGGTAAGAGTTGGGGTTGCTCCGGATGTGTATACTTGTGCTATAATGGTGGATGCTTACTGTAAAGATGGCAAAGTTGCTAGAGCACTGGAGTTTGTGCTAGGCATGGAGAGTATGGgattgaaaatgaatattgtTGGTTATAATAGCTTGATCAATGGGTATGTGGAGAAGAGGGATATGCAGGGGGTGGAGAAAGTGCTGGAGCTAATACGTCAGCAAGGAATTTCCAAGAATTTGGTAACGTATACGCTGTTGATTAAGGGTTATTGTAAAACTGGGAACCTTGATCAAGCAGATAGAGTACTTAGACAGATGAAGGAGGGCACTGGACTCGAATTAGTTTTGGATGAAAAGGTCTATGGCGTATTAATTGATGGATATTGTCGTAACGGGAGACTGGATGATGCTGAGAGAGTTAAGAATGAGATGTTGAGTTTGGGATTGGGAATGAATATgttcatcttcaattctttgatCAATGGATACTGCAAACTTGGTAAACTTCGTGAAGCGGAGCTTGTTATAGTGAGTATGGTTGAAGCTAATTTGAAACCAGATGGTTATAGCTACAATACGTTATTGGATGGATACTGTAAAAGAGGAATGATTGATGAAGCACTTAAGCTTTGCCATAAAATGACTAGGGATGGTGTATGTCCAACAAATATAAGTTACAATACTCTCTTAAAAGGTTTATGCGAACATGGTGATATGAACGATGCATTGTCGCTGTGGGAAACGATGCTCAAAAGAGGTTTGATTCCTGATGAGGTTGGATTTAGTACACTTCTCCATGGACTTTTTAGCAGGGGAAACTATAAAAAAGCTTTCACATTGTGGAAGCATGTTTTAGCAAGAGGCTATGCAAGAAGTACTGTTCTGTGCAATGCAATGCTCAATGGGCTATGTAAAATGGGAAAGATGATTGAAGCAGAGCAAATTCTTGAAAAGATGATGCAAATGGGTTGTTTACCCGACGGGGTGACCAATAGAACCTTGATTGATGGATATTGCAGAGCTGGAGATATTTCAAGAGCTTTTCAAATTAAAGAGGCCATGGATGCAGAGGGAATTCCTGCTTCCCTTGAAATGTATAATTCTCTAATTCAAGGATTATTCCAAGCTCATAAATCAAATGAAGTATCACATATGCTCTCTGAGGTCCATGCAAAAGCACTGAGCCCTAATATCATTACTTATGGAGCACTAATAAGTGGTTGGTTTAAAGAAGGAAACCTGAAGAAAGCTTTTGATGCATATTTTGAGATGAGAGGCAAAGGAATCTCTCCGAATGTGTATATATGCAGCACAATCATCAGTGGGTTAAACAGACTTGGTCGGACGGATGAAGCAAATATGTTGGTACAGAAAATGGTAGATTTAGACGTTGTCCCAGACCTTAAACGTTTTTACCAGTCTTTTAACTTCAACACGCTTCAGACAGAAACACAGAAAGTGGCGAGTTCCCTTGATAAGAGTGCTCAAATATGTATAATTCCCAACAACACTCTATATAATGTAGTTATATCTTGCTTATGCAAAAGTGGAAAGATTGACGATGCGAAAAAAGCTATTGGTGATCTGTTGCAAAGAGGCTTCACTCCAGATGAGTTTACATACTCAACCCTTATCCACACCGCTTCCATTTCGGGTGCTATTGATGAAGCTTTTCTTTTACGGGATGAGATGGTGAAAAAGGGTATTTCTCCTAatgtagtaatatataatgcTCTTATAGATGGCTTATGTAAATCAGGAAACCTTGACCGTGCATTGAGGCTTTTCCATAAACTTTACATCAAAG GGAGAATGATAAAGGAAGGGGTTGCTCCTTCAGTTCAAACATATTGTGCATTTCTCAGTAGTCTTTTACGGCAAGGTAATGAGAAAGAATATGTGAAACTTTTAGATGAAATGCAAAAGGAGGGCCTTGCCACGGATTCTATTAGGCATTGCAGATCATTTGAAG atGTTGCTGTTGCTGCTGAAGCACTGAGCTGA
- the LOC125207392 gene encoding putative pentatricopeptide repeat-containing protein At1g19290 isoform X4: protein MAIASQISRLLILRRFDALKSLSFTFSDHLVNAVLKSLKLHPVSALHFFDLASKQNHFRPHFKSYVKIVHILSNARMFDETRLYLRGLVELAERDQLPVSLIYDELVAVFREFRFSGTVFDMMMKTYVERRLVKNALYMFDNMPKCGRVPSLRSCNGLLSCLVRFKDFHVVYCVYDQMVRVGVAPDVYTCAIMVDAYCKDGKVARALEFVLGMESMGLKMNIVGYNSLINGYVEKRDMQGVEKVLELIRQQGISKNLVTYTLLIKGYCKTGNLDQADRVLRQMKEGTGLELVLDEKVYGVLIDGYCRNGRLDDAERVKNEMLSLGLGMNMFIFNSLINGYCKLGKLREAELVIVSMVEANLKPDGYSYNTLLDGYCKRGMIDEALKLCHKMTRDGVCPTNISYNTLLKGLCEHGDMNDALSLWETMLKRGLIPDEVGFSTLLHGLFSRGNYKKAFTLWKHVLARGYARSTVLCNAMLNGLCKMGKMIEAEQILEKMMQMGCLPDGVTNRTLIDGYCRAGDISRAFQIKEAMDAEGIPASLEMYNSLIQGLFQAHKSNEVSHMLSEVHAKALSPNIITYGALISGWFKEGNLKKAFDAYFEMRGKGISPNVYICSTIISGLNRLGRTDEANMLVQKMVDLDVVPDLKRFYQSFNFNTLQTETQKVASSLDKSAQICIIPNNTLYNVVISCLCKSGKIDDAKKAIGDLLQRGFTPDEFTYSTLIHTASISGAIDEAFLLRDEMVKKDEMQKEGLATDSIRHCRSFEDVAVAAEALS, encoded by the exons ATGGCGATTGCCTCCCAAATCAGCCGCCTCTTAATCCTCCGCCGCTTCGACGCCCTCAAAAGCCTCTCTTTCACCTTCTCCGACCACCTCGTCAACGCAGTCCTAAAAAGTCTCAAGCTTCATCCAGTGTCGGCGCTTCACTTCTTCGACCTAGCCTCCAAGCAGAATCACTTCAGACCTCATTTCAAATCCTATGTGAAGATCGTGCATATCTTGTCAAACGCTCGAATGTTTGATGAAACGAGGCTGTATCTACGCGGCCTCGTGGAGCTGGCGGAGAGAGACCAGCTTCCGGTTTCTTTGATTTATGATGAATTGGTGGCTGTTTTTAGGGAATTTAGGTTTTCCGGAACCGTTTTTGATATGATGATGAAAACTTATGTGGAGAGGAGGCTGGTGAAGAATGCCTTGTACATGTTTGATAATATGCCTAAATGTGGTCGTGTGCCGAGCTTGCGATCGTGTAATGGTTTGCTGAGTTGTTTGGTTAGATTCAAGGATTTTCATGTTGTTTATTGTGTTTATGATCAGATGGTAAGAGTTGGGGTTGCTCCGGATGTGTATACTTGTGCTATAATGGTGGATGCTTACTGTAAAGATGGCAAAGTTGCTAGAGCACTGGAGTTTGTGCTAGGCATGGAGAGTATGGgattgaaaatgaatattgtTGGTTATAATAGCTTGATCAATGGGTATGTGGAGAAGAGGGATATGCAGGGGGTGGAGAAAGTGCTGGAGCTAATACGTCAGCAAGGAATTTCCAAGAATTTGGTAACGTATACGCTGTTGATTAAGGGTTATTGTAAAACTGGGAACCTTGATCAAGCAGATAGAGTACTTAGACAGATGAAGGAGGGCACTGGACTCGAATTAGTTTTGGATGAAAAGGTCTATGGCGTATTAATTGATGGATATTGTCGTAACGGGAGACTGGATGATGCTGAGAGAGTTAAGAATGAGATGTTGAGTTTGGGATTGGGAATGAATATgttcatcttcaattctttgatCAATGGATACTGCAAACTTGGTAAACTTCGTGAAGCGGAGCTTGTTATAGTGAGTATGGTTGAAGCTAATTTGAAACCAGATGGTTATAGCTACAATACGTTATTGGATGGATACTGTAAAAGAGGAATGATTGATGAAGCACTTAAGCTTTGCCATAAAATGACTAGGGATGGTGTATGTCCAACAAATATAAGTTACAATACTCTCTTAAAAGGTTTATGCGAACATGGTGATATGAACGATGCATTGTCGCTGTGGGAAACGATGCTCAAAAGAGGTTTGATTCCTGATGAGGTTGGATTTAGTACACTTCTCCATGGACTTTTTAGCAGGGGAAACTATAAAAAAGCTTTCACATTGTGGAAGCATGTTTTAGCAAGAGGCTATGCAAGAAGTACTGTTCTGTGCAATGCAATGCTCAATGGGCTATGTAAAATGGGAAAGATGATTGAAGCAGAGCAAATTCTTGAAAAGATGATGCAAATGGGTTGTTTACCCGACGGGGTGACCAATAGAACCTTGATTGATGGATATTGCAGAGCTGGAGATATTTCAAGAGCTTTTCAAATTAAAGAGGCCATGGATGCAGAGGGAATTCCTGCTTCCCTTGAAATGTATAATTCTCTAATTCAAGGATTATTCCAAGCTCATAAATCAAATGAAGTATCACATATGCTCTCTGAGGTCCATGCAAAAGCACTGAGCCCTAATATCATTACTTATGGAGCACTAATAAGTGGTTGGTTTAAAGAAGGAAACCTGAAGAAAGCTTTTGATGCATATTTTGAGATGAGAGGCAAAGGAATCTCTCCGAATGTGTATATATGCAGCACAATCATCAGTGGGTTAAACAGACTTGGTCGGACGGATGAAGCAAATATGTTGGTACAGAAAATGGTAGATTTAGACGTTGTCCCAGACCTTAAACGTTTTTACCAGTCTTTTAACTTCAACACGCTTCAGACAGAAACACAGAAAGTGGCGAGTTCCCTTGATAAGAGTGCTCAAATATGTATAATTCCCAACAACACTCTATATAATGTAGTTATATCTTGCTTATGCAAAAGTGGAAAGATTGACGATGCGAAAAAAGCTATTGGTGATCTGTTGCAAAGAGGCTTCACTCCAGATGAGTTTACATACTCAACCCTTATCCACACCGCTTCCATTTCGGGTGCTATTGATGAAGCTTTTCTTTTACGGGATGAGATGGTGAAAAAGG ATGAAATGCAAAAGGAGGGCCTTGCCACGGATTCTATTAGGCATTGCAGATCATTTGAAG atGTTGCTGTTGCTGCTGAAGCACTGAGCTGA